DNA from Brachionichthys hirsutus isolate HB-005 chromosome 3, CSIRO-AGI_Bhir_v1, whole genome shotgun sequence:
tggacaaacaaGGGAAGACCTCAAATCTCTGTTCTTCCATTCCTTGCTGCTCTTGCGccacatacagtatataccTTTATCAGTATCTGCTTTATGCGAAGATGGGCCAAAATAAACTTCCCCGATTTATCAGTCCAGATCCAAAAGAAGCTTTTCTATATCAACTATATTATATTTGTTGGCCATTTATCTTCTGATCATTTGCCACATAATGACTAAACTGAAAGCATTTACACAGAATTATGTTTAGTTACCAGAGAGCGTAATATACCTCTTCCTTCTATTCAGTTGTGGCAGAGAATGATGGTACCTCGTAATGTTTCATTCTATTAGTAGTTTACGTTGTACCTATTGTGTTTACCAGTATTCCTTTCTCTGAATACTTTTAGTTTCTCGCCTTACGTGCATATATTCCCCGGTACCAACATCGTTTTTAAAAGGGCATCAACTCATATTTCACTCCCATTTTCCCAATCAGGCTGTTGGACCCACAGTATGTACACATGCCCCACCTGATTCCAAGTAGGCTGATACACAAATATGCTCTGTATGACTGCATTGTTCAGTGCTGATAAAGGCGTCGTTAGGTAACAGCCGCGATACGCCTCAAAACCAAACATCTGGCTTTTTGTCTTTATGAGGTTTTTGCACCAGCCCACATGGGCAAATGAAACTGGGATTCATTGTCTGAATGATGTCACGCTGGATATAAGAACTGCACCCATGCCTTTGCCACCCTGTTTGTGGATTTTACTTGAGTGAGAGTCGACAATCGCAGAGCACCTTTGTAGAGGCGATACACGAACAACAGGAGTGGAAAGCAAGGTGAGATATAAAAATGTCCTGAATagttgtatatatatttaacaatatAATTTGATCCTCTATCATCAATATttagatttatattttattctacttGCAGAAATGGAATTCCAGTCAACTGTGGTCAACTCCCAGCCTCAGGTCTCGGTCAGACAGTACACTGTCACAACTGGAAGCTCCGACTGGAGTTCAAATGTGTGTGACTGCTGTGAAGACTGTGGCATCTGTTAgtggagtcttttttttttaatgcagatgaGTCGAATGTCTGAAGCTCTGTGAAATGAAGATGACAACATGTCTGTTACCTGCAGGTCTTTGTGCATTCTTTATACCTTGCATCCTGGCCTGTAAAGTGTCTCAGGACAATGGAGAATCCTGCTGTCTGCCCTGCCTTCCCGGTGCCATGATTGCCCTAAGGACCAGCATGCGCAGCAGATATAATATTGGAGTAAGTATGATAAAAATCAAACATTAGATCAAAACCAAATAGATGATTTTGTTCTTAAAACCTGCAATGTTGTaagtaaacatttaaaaattaaatactGATGTTTGCAACGTCGATGCTTCTTCCCATGCAGGGCTCGGTGTGTAATGACTGGGCGGTCATGGCCTGCCTGCCTCTGTGTGGACTATGCCAGATGGCACGGGAGCAGAGGATTAGAGGataagaagggggggggggggtcatcgaaTCAAAAGTTGAAATCACAGAAAAGAGTATGGAACTTTGTCTGTGCACAATCTCTGTAAAGTATTTcacattcaaataaaatcatgtgTCTTTTCCAAAGCACCAACAATGAGGAACGACATTTACATGGCCGTTGCCATTATGCAACCAATGCTGCTTTTCATGTTTAAACATTCTTCACTAATGCATAGTATGTATTCAATTAATttactgtaatttatttttgcttgttttATTGATGTCCATTCA
Protein-coding regions in this window:
- the cnfn gene encoding cornifelin homolog, encoding MEFQSTVVNSQPQVSVRQYTVTTGSSDWSSNVCDCCEDCGICLCAFFIPCILACKVSQDNGESCCLPCLPGAMIALRTSMRSRYNIGGSVCNDWAVMACLPLCGLCQMAREQRIRG